In one Colletotrichum destructivum chromosome 2, complete sequence genomic region, the following are encoded:
- a CDS encoding Putative peptidase G1, concanavalin A-like lectin/glucanase domain superfamily: protein MKFSAFILAAAGIVAAAPGTKLVQRNYSPLVPRSARARYSSAPNQRLSVDSLDLLKSTGEKNVDYSGNWAGAVKIGTGYNHVTGTITVPEVSGARGAAASAWVGIDGDTCQTAILQTGISFYADGTFDAWYEWIPDYAYNFNNFGVSVGDKIRMTVDASSKTKGVATLENLTTGQKVTHSFTSTPSSLCETNAEWIVEAFQENGSQVTLADFGTVTFTGAAASGSGGSVTAAGADIIDISPNNGRTVLAAGSVSGSTVTVKYVG, encoded by the coding sequence ATGAAGTTCAGCGCattcatcctcgccgccgccggcattgtcgccgccgcccctggcACCAAGCTGGTTCAACGCAACTACTCGCCCCTCGTCCCTCGCTCTGCCCGCGCCAGGTACAGCTCCGCCCCGAACCAGAGGCTCTCCGTCGATTCTCTCGACTTACTCAAGTCCACCGGCGAGAAGAACGTCGACTACTCGGGCAActgggccggcgccgtcaagaTCGGGACGGGCTACAACCACGTCACCGGCACCATCACCGTGCCCGAGGTGAGCGGCGCCCGcggggccgccgcctccgcctgggtcggcatcgacggcgacaccTGCCAGACCGCCATCCTCCAGACCGGCATCTCCTTCTACGCCGACGGCACTTTCGACGCCTGGTACGAGTGGATCCCGGACTACGCCTACAACTTCAACAACTTCGGCGTCAGCGTCGGCGACAAGATCCGGATGACGGTCGACGCGTCCTCCAAGACCAAGGGCGTCGCGACCCTCGAGAACCTGACCACCGGGCAGAAGGTCACGCACTCCTTCACCAGCACGCCCTCGTCCCTCTGCGAGACCAACGCCGAGTGGATCGTCGAGGCGTTCCAGGAGAACGGCAGTCAGGTCACCCTCGCTGACTTTGGCACCGTCACCTTCACGGGCGCTGCCGCCTCTGGCTCCGGCGGCTcggtcaccgccgccggcgcggacATCATCGACATCTCGCCCAACAACGGCCGCACGGTCCTTGCTGCGGGCTCCGTCAGTGGCAGCACTGTCACTGTCAAGTATGTTGGCTAG